From a region of the Phragmites australis chromosome 21, lpPhrAust1.1, whole genome shotgun sequence genome:
- the LOC133902879 gene encoding disease resistance protein RGA5-like, giving the protein MELATAAVGSLLPKLGTLLTEEYKMQKGVRGEIKFLQAEMESMQAALKKLSKLPAHQIDDDVKIWARNLKELSYDIEDSVDIFMVRIDAPVDAEPHSFRRFFDRTIGLLTKANTRRHIANDIKDIKRRLHEVAARRERYKFEDIAAQPDTSTVIDPRVPALFEEAAKLVGTDGPAEKISNLLTQGKDVKLMVVSIVGVGGLGKTTVANLVYERLRGQFDCQAFVSVSLKPNMKQILSSILRQVSKDTCTNAAEKELDELIRSIREFLNDKRYFIVIDDVWNEEAWKFIKCALIDNNLGSKVIVTTRNVDVANLCSVDGAMYELDPLSDADSKRLLCKRIFNEVEGMHSELEEVAEKILKKCGGVPLAIITIASMLASLPNQTKYEWYGVYNSMGSGLEKDNTLESMRGILSLSYNDLPYYLKPCLLYLSMFPEDFVIPRDVLVQMWAAEGFIIEEKGRNLYEIGERYFSELVNRSMIQPAYNNEDCREIACRVHDMILDLIISLSAQENFAIISQGPQLMSPECTIRRLSLQGSQVDTDEEDSKEEQVILPAKVNMSHVRSLIAFNDDAFQWMPPLSTFSVLRVLYLKYFLKKNNHPKDLGSLRHLRYLALRGEPETELLEEIGNLQLLKTLDLFSTNRIKELPASITRLRQLENLIIPSWVKFPDGIGNLMSLQELGRLDVEL; this is encoded by the exons ATGGAGCtcgcgacggcggcggtgggcAGCCTCCTCCCCAAGCTGGGCACCCTCCTCACCGAGGAATACAAGATGCAGAAGGGCGTCAGGGGGGAGATCAAGTTCCTGCAAGCCGAAATGGAGAGCATGCAGGCTGCCCTCAAGAAGCTGTCCAAGCTGCCGGCTCATCAGATTGACGATGATGTCAAGATCTGGGCGAGGAACCTGAAGGAGCTGTCCTATGACATCGAGGACAGCGTTGACATTTTCATGGTGCGCATCGATGCTCCTGTGGATGCCGAGCCGCATAGCTTCCGAAGGTTCTTCGATAGGACCATCGGCTTGTTAACAAAGGCCAATACTCGCCGTCATATCGCCAATGACATCAAAGACATCAAGCGCCGCCTCCATGAGGTCGCTGCTAGGCGAGAAAGGTACAAGTTTGAAGATATTGCAGCGCAGCCTGACACGTCGACGGTCATCGATCCTCGCGTGCCTGCTCTCTTTGAAGAAGCAGCAAAGCTTGTTGGCACAGATGGCCCTGCAGAGAAGATCTCCAACTTGCTAACCCAAGGGAAGGATGTGAAGCTAATGGTTGTCTCAATTGTTGGAGTTGGAGGCCTAGGTAAAACGACTGTTGCCAATTTGGTGTATGAAAGGCTTAGGGGCCAATTTGACTGTCAAGCTTTCGTCTCGGTGTCGCTGAAGCCAAACATGAAGCAGATTCTCAGCAGCATACTACGGCAAGTTAGCAAAGACACATGCACCAATGCTGCAGAAAAGGAACTGGATGAACTTATAAGGAGCATCAGGGAATTCCTCAACGATAAGAG GTACTTCATTGTAATTGATGACGTATGGAATGAAGAAGCATGGAAATTCATCAAATGTGCTTTGATTGACAACAATCTTGGTAGCAAAGTTATTGTGACAACCCGTAATGTTGATGTGGCAAATTTGTGTTCTGTTGATGGCGCTATGTATGAATTAGATCCTCTCTCTGATGCGGACTCCAAGAGGTTGCTTTGTAAAAGGATATTTAATGAGGTAGAGGGAATGCATTCTGAACTGGAGGAGGtagcagagaaaattttgaagaagtgtgGTGGGGTACCATTAGCTATCATTACTATAGCTAGTATGTTGGCTAGTTTACCAAACCAAACAAAGTATGAATGGTACGGCGTATACAATTCCATGGGTTCTGGACTCGAAAAAGACAATACTCTGGAGAGCATGCGAGGGATATTATCTCTTAGTTATAATGATCTACCTTACTATCTTAAGCCTTGCTTACTGTATCTGAGCATGTTTCCCGAGGATTTTGTGATCCCAAGAGATGTGTTGGTACAGATGTGGGCAGCGGAAGGTTTCATTATTgaagaaaaggggagaaattTGTATGAAATTGGAGAGAGATATTTCAGTGAGCTTGTTAATAGAAGCATGATTCAGCCAGCATACAATAATGAAGATTGCAGGGAAATAGCTTGCCGTGTACATGATATGATACTTGATCTCATCATTTCCCTTTCGGCTCAAGAAAATTTTGCCATCATATCACAAGGCCCACAACTCATGTCTCCAGAGTGCACGATTCGGCGACTATCACTGCAAGGTAGCCAGGTAGATACTGATGAAGAAGATAGCAAGGAAGAGCAAGTCATACTGCCAGCAAAGGTGAACATGTCCCATGTGAGGTCACTCATTGCATTTAATGATGATGCTTTCCAATGGATGCCACCTCTGTCAACCTTTTCAGTTCTCCGTGTTTTGTATTTGAAATATTTTCTCAAAAAGAATAATCATCCTAAGGATCTAGGGAGTTTGCGCCACTTGAGATATCTGGCACTACGAGGTGAGCCTGAAACAGAGCTGCTGGAAGAAATTGGAAACCTACAACTTCTGAAGACATTGGATTTGTTTTCCACCAACAGAATAAAAGAACTGCCAGCAAGTATTACTCGGCTAAGACAACTTGAGAATCTGATTATTCCTAGTTGGGTGAAATTTCCAGATGGGATTGGGAATTTAATGTCCCTGCAAGAGTTGGGACGGCTTGATGTGGAATTATGA
- the LOC133903733 gene encoding uncharacterized protein LOC133903733 isoform X1 — protein MPRLQRLELYFLVQKREGGGFDIGLENLTSLKHLTVRVDCRCARIREVEDVETKIRDVIEIHPNHPTLELSIEQTHCMVHDENKGDREAPEQRSSDDESDMLAADDESDNGSEASKRSEA, from the exons ATGCCAAGGCTTCAAAGGCTTGAGTTATACTTTCTGGTACAGAAGAGAGAAGGTGGTGGATTTGATATTGGCTTGGAGAACCTGACTTCCCTTAAACATCTCACTGTCAGAGTTGACTGTCGGTGCGCCCGGATCAGGGAGGTGGAGGATGTAGAGACCAAGATCAGGGATGTGATTGAGATCCATCCCAACCATCCAACTCTTGAGCTGTCAATAGAACAGACCCATTGTATGGTACATGATGAGAACAAAGGTGACCGTGAGGCTCCGGAGCAGCGAAG TAGCGACGATGAAAGCGACATGCTGGCTGCTGACGATGAAAGCGACAATGGTAGTGAGGCTTCAAAGCGAAG TGAAGCCTGA
- the LOC133903733 gene encoding uncharacterized protein LOC133903733 isoform X2 — MPRLQRLELYFLVQKREGGGFDIGLENLTSLKHLTVRVDCRCARIREVEDVETKIRDVIEIHPNHPTLELSIEQTHCMVHDENKGDREAPEQRSDDESDMLAADDESDNGSEASKRSEA; from the exons ATGCCAAGGCTTCAAAGGCTTGAGTTATACTTTCTGGTACAGAAGAGAGAAGGTGGTGGATTTGATATTGGCTTGGAGAACCTGACTTCCCTTAAACATCTCACTGTCAGAGTTGACTGTCGGTGCGCCCGGATCAGGGAGGTGGAGGATGTAGAGACCAAGATCAGGGATGTGATTGAGATCCATCCCAACCATCCAACTCTTGAGCTGTCAATAGAACAGACCCATTGTATGGTACATGATGAGAACAAAGGTGACCGTGAGGCTCCGGAGCAGCGAAG CGACGATGAAAGCGACATGCTGGCTGCTGACGATGAAAGCGACAATGGTAGTGAGGCTTCAAAGCGAAG TGAAGCCTGA